The following proteins are co-located in the Nocardioides piscis genome:
- a CDS encoding MFS transporter, which translates to MNQSTDGRNRVLWLSTIAFTLLFAVWLMFGILGKPIQEEFGLTEVQLSWVIAAAALNGSLWRLPTGMITDRIGGRKVMTFLLVATAIPAYLVSRVDSYAMLIVLAFLVGFAGNSFSSGIAWNSTWQPRERQGFALGLFGAGNVGASVTKFIGPPLIAGTAGVTYFGFVEGGWRLVPVVYAVLLLVMAALVWFGTPSQDQAPGTGQPLREQVKPLRQVRVWRFSLYYVAVFGAYVALAAWLPTYYIDNFQVSLQTAALLTATYIFPASLLRPFGGHLSDRFGARRVMYWTFAAMLLTTGLLMMPNGHIVISHADGSETQHLAYNLGLVPFAVVVFALGCAMGVGKAAVFKHIPEYFPKNVGAVGGLVGMLGGLGGFFLPPLFAYTKAWSGFPSSTFFVLFILTATCAAWMHWTVVQMLHDESPDLARHMESPTRPEPEEALA; encoded by the coding sequence ATGAACCAGTCGACCGACGGCCGCAACCGCGTGCTGTGGCTCTCCACGATCGCCTTCACACTGTTGTTCGCGGTGTGGCTGATGTTCGGCATCCTGGGCAAGCCGATCCAGGAGGAGTTCGGTCTCACCGAGGTCCAGCTGTCGTGGGTGATCGCAGCGGCCGCGCTCAACGGGTCGTTGTGGCGCCTGCCCACCGGCATGATCACCGACCGGATCGGTGGCCGGAAGGTGATGACCTTCCTGCTGGTGGCGACGGCCATCCCGGCCTACCTTGTCTCCCGCGTCGACTCCTACGCGATGCTCATCGTGCTGGCCTTCCTCGTCGGCTTCGCCGGCAACTCCTTCTCCTCCGGCATCGCGTGGAACTCGACGTGGCAGCCGCGTGAGCGCCAGGGGTTCGCGCTGGGCCTCTTCGGTGCGGGCAACGTCGGCGCCTCGGTCACCAAGTTCATCGGCCCGCCGCTGATCGCCGGCACCGCCGGTGTCACCTACTTCGGCTTCGTCGAGGGCGGCTGGCGTCTCGTCCCGGTCGTCTACGCGGTCCTGCTGCTCGTGATGGCCGCCCTGGTGTGGTTCGGCACTCCCAGCCAGGACCAGGCCCCCGGCACGGGGCAGCCGCTCCGGGAACAGGTCAAGCCGCTGCGCCAGGTCCGCGTATGGCGCTTCAGCCTCTACTACGTCGCCGTCTTCGGTGCCTACGTCGCACTCGCGGCGTGGTTGCCGACCTACTACATCGACAACTTCCAGGTGTCGCTGCAGACCGCGGCGCTGCTCACGGCGACCTACATCTTCCCCGCGTCGCTGCTGCGGCCCTTCGGTGGTCACCTCTCCGACCGCTTCGGGGCGCGCCGGGTGATGTATTGGACGTTCGCGGCGATGCTGCTCACGACCGGCCTGCTGATGATGCCCAACGGCCACATCGTCATCAGCCACGCCGACGGCAGCGAGACCCAGCACCTGGCCTACAACCTGGGCCTGGTCCCGTTCGCCGTCGTCGTCTTCGCCCTCGGGTGTGCGATGGGCGTCGGCAAGGCCGCGGTCTTCAAGCACATCCCGGAGTACTTCCCGAAGAACGTCGGCGCCGTCGGTGGCCTCGTCGGGATGCTCGGTGGCCTCGGCGGATTCTTCCTGCCGCCGTTGTTCGCCTACACCAAGGCTTGGTCGGGCTTCCCGTCCAGCACCTTCTTCGTGCTGTTCATCCTGACCGCGACCTGCGCAGCATGGATGCACTGGACGGTCGTGCAGATGCTGCACGACGAGTCCCCCGACCTGGCCAGGCACATGGAGAGCCCGACCCGACCCGAGCCTGAGGAGGCCCTTGCATGA
- a CDS encoding MFS transporter produces MKTESKPRTGGEWLESWDPENAETWDKPLAWRTLWVTTFALFLAFVAWFLPSALIPKLNPLGYSFSNNQLYWMAAMPGLSAGLFRLVWMVLPPIMGTRKMVTVTSLLLIFSTLGWGVRVQEPTAPYWELMVLAFLAGIGGGAFSGFMPSTSYFFPKSKQGTALGLQAGLGNFGVSAVQLLTPYFIGFSALAFFGSTQTISMPGKPAQDVWYQNAAFIWIPLMVLASVLAWTMLKSVPVTANIRQQFDIFANRDTWLMTLLYIMTFGTFAGLAAQFGLLMANLYGVGNADIVSGTGAEAQVLVDDYAVPDVVKFVFLGPLVGAGARVLFAPITDRTGGAIWTLVSGLGLIVSIAVTIPALTPDTSSAASLDRGFDQFLWGMLAIFLFAGIGNASTFKQMPMIFERRQAGGVIGWTAAIAAFGPFFFGVGVTTLGPTLFFSIGIVWAVMCVVITWMRYARKGAPKPS; encoded by the coding sequence ATGAAGACCGAGAGCAAGCCACGCACCGGTGGCGAATGGCTGGAGTCCTGGGATCCCGAGAACGCCGAGACCTGGGACAAGCCGCTGGCGTGGAGGACCTTGTGGGTCACGACGTTCGCGCTGTTCCTGGCCTTCGTGGCCTGGTTCCTCCCGAGCGCACTGATCCCCAAGCTCAACCCGCTCGGCTATTCCTTCAGCAACAACCAGCTCTACTGGATGGCCGCGATGCCGGGCCTGTCCGCGGGTCTGTTCCGGCTCGTCTGGATGGTCCTGCCACCCATCATGGGCACCCGCAAGATGGTCACCGTCACCTCGCTGCTGCTGATCTTCTCGACGCTCGGCTGGGGTGTGCGGGTCCAGGAGCCCACCGCGCCCTACTGGGAGCTGATGGTGCTGGCGTTCCTGGCCGGCATCGGTGGTGGCGCGTTCTCGGGATTCATGCCGAGCACGTCCTACTTCTTCCCCAAGTCCAAGCAGGGCACGGCGCTCGGACTGCAGGCTGGCCTGGGCAACTTCGGTGTCTCCGCGGTGCAGCTGCTGACGCCATACTTCATCGGCTTCTCGGCGCTCGCGTTCTTCGGCAGCACCCAGACGATCTCGATGCCGGGCAAGCCGGCGCAGGACGTCTGGTACCAGAACGCCGCGTTCATCTGGATCCCGCTGATGGTGCTCGCGTCGGTGCTCGCCTGGACGATGCTCAAGTCGGTGCCGGTCACGGCGAACATCCGCCAGCAGTTCGACATCTTCGCCAACAGGGACACCTGGCTGATGACGCTGCTCTACATCATGACCTTCGGCACCTTCGCAGGGCTGGCCGCGCAGTTCGGCCTGCTGATGGCCAACTTGTACGGCGTCGGCAACGCCGACATCGTCTCCGGCACCGGCGCGGAGGCGCAGGTCCTCGTGGACGACTATGCGGTGCCTGACGTGGTCAAGTTCGTCTTCCTCGGTCCGCTGGTGGGAGCGGGGGCTCGCGTGCTGTTCGCTCCGATCACCGACCGCACCGGTGGCGCGATCTGGACGCTCGTCTCCGGTCTCGGCCTGATCGTCTCCATCGCCGTCACGATCCCGGCCCTCACCCCGGACACCAGCTCGGCGGCCTCCCTCGACCGCGGGTTCGACCAGTTCCTGTGGGGGATGCTCGCGATCTTCCTCTTCGCCGGGATCGGCAACGCGTCGACGTTCAAGCAGATGCCGATGATCTTCGAGCGGCGACAGGCCGGCGGGGTGATCGGCTGGACCGCGGCGATCGCCGCCTTCGGGCCGTTCTTCTTCGGCGTCGGCGTGACCACCCTGGGGCCGACACTGTTCTTCTCCATCGGCATCGTCTGGGCCGTGATGTGCGTGGTCATCACGTGGATGCGCTATGCGCGCAAGGGGGCGCCGAAGCCCAGCTGA
- a CDS encoding DUF6907 domain-containing protein — MTRFASWEDSHDVSPACPAWCVVEHGVRLGEEDWLHTGEPVVVADGMMARLCMSVQPDTGIEDGPYVLIGGCELTLAETGALATSLLAMAGSDGGLSRRRPAAT; from the coding sequence GTGACCCGGTTCGCGTCCTGGGAGGACTCGCACGACGTCTCGCCCGCATGCCCGGCCTGGTGCGTCGTCGAGCACGGCGTGCGCCTGGGCGAGGAGGACTGGCTCCACACCGGCGAACCCGTCGTGGTCGCCGACGGGATGATGGCCCGGTTGTGCATGTCCGTGCAGCCCGACACCGGCATCGAGGACGGCCCCTATGTCCTCATCGGTGGCTGTGAGCTCACCCTGGCCGAGACCGGGGCTCTTGCGACCTCGTTGCTCGCGATGGCTGGCAGCGATGGTGGCCTCAGTCGCCGTCGCCCCGCAGCAACTTGA
- a CDS encoding response regulator, translating into MADDHARMRARIRAALEADGCEVCGEGATADEAIELATQHRPDVALLDIHMPGSGIHAAKVISRDLPQTAVVMLTQSGDDEDLFDSLRAGASGYLLKDADPASLPGALRGVLAGEAAMSPSLVTRVLREFQGPRSRFVLRRSSAATKLSEREFEVMELLGQGKSTEEVARHLFVSPTTVRVHVSAVLRKLRVRDRESAFKLLRGDGD; encoded by the coding sequence ATGGCTGACGACCACGCACGCATGCGGGCGCGCATCCGGGCGGCCCTCGAGGCCGACGGCTGCGAGGTCTGTGGTGAGGGTGCGACAGCGGACGAGGCGATCGAGCTGGCGACGCAGCACCGCCCGGACGTGGCCCTGCTCGACATCCACATGCCGGGCAGTGGGATCCACGCGGCGAAGGTGATCAGTCGTGACCTGCCACAGACAGCGGTCGTGATGCTGACCCAGTCAGGCGACGACGAGGACCTGTTCGACTCGCTGCGAGCCGGGGCGTCCGGATATCTGCTGAAGGACGCCGACCCCGCGTCCCTTCCCGGTGCCCTGCGCGGTGTGCTGGCCGGGGAGGCCGCGATGTCGCCGAGCCTCGTCACCAGGGTCCTTCGCGAGTTCCAGGGGCCGAGGAGCCGGTTCGTCCTGAGACGGTCGTCGGCTGCGACCAAGCTCAGCGAGCGGGAGTTCGAGGTGATGGAGCTCCTGGGCCAGGGCAAGTCGACCGAGGAGGTCGCCCGTCACCTGTTCGTCTCGCCGACGACCGTGCGGGTCCACGTCTCTGCAGTCCTGCGAAAGCTGCGGGTCCGTGATCGTGAGAGCGCGTTCAAGTTGCTGCGGGGCGACGGCGACTGA
- a CDS encoding sensor histidine kinase, whose amino-acid sequence MTPESGLRRSEVTPRPGEPPVWRVTLAGWAVGLAVTLAIVAIPSFVFGFRSPSLHLVLDTVDACVALLVAYLLHGRYVRRGRLQDLLLSQALVLLAIAGLGLSYVADLVGDSSPGTLDVWLPLAVRVVGAVLVVASAFTGGRIHRVPLLQRWPAIPAVVAVGLVTVVVTGLGDRLPVALDITQLPSSAHRPLLEGHVLLLTAQACTALCFLAASIAFTAQAARHHDELLMWLGPACALAGFARVNYVLFPSIYTDWLYTGDVLRTSSYLLLLVGALREMRQYWSSHAQVAVLADRHRLARELHDGVIQELTFIRGEGRAIPADIPQGTLIVDACDRALDEARSAVQALAHAGDDPLSLTLHRGARQVADRYQVRMEVELDDSVTADFEQRHALLRIAREAVSNAARHGRAACITLQLAQRDGRRRLVITDDGQGFDVEAAVGGATGYGLISMRDRARGLPGEVRVESSPGAGSIVEVTW is encoded by the coding sequence ATGACGCCCGAGTCGGGCCTGAGACGTTCCGAGGTGACTCCGCGCCCGGGGGAGCCCCCGGTATGGCGCGTGACGCTGGCTGGGTGGGCCGTGGGGCTGGCCGTCACCCTCGCCATCGTGGCGATTCCCTCCTTCGTGTTCGGGTTCCGCAGCCCCTCGCTGCACCTGGTCCTGGACACGGTCGACGCCTGCGTGGCGCTGCTGGTGGCCTACCTCCTTCACGGCCGATACGTGCGGAGGGGCCGGTTGCAGGACCTCCTTCTCTCCCAGGCCCTGGTGCTGCTGGCGATCGCCGGGCTGGGGCTCAGCTATGTCGCGGACCTCGTCGGCGACTCGTCGCCCGGCACCTTGGACGTGTGGTTGCCGCTGGCCGTCCGCGTCGTCGGCGCCGTGCTGGTGGTCGCGAGTGCGTTCACGGGCGGACGGATCCACCGAGTGCCCCTGCTGCAGAGATGGCCGGCGATCCCTGCCGTCGTGGCGGTCGGGCTGGTGACGGTCGTCGTGACGGGGCTGGGGGATCGGCTTCCGGTCGCCCTCGACATCACCCAGCTGCCGTCCTCCGCGCATCGCCCGCTCCTCGAGGGTCACGTCCTGCTGCTCACCGCTCAGGCCTGCACGGCGCTCTGCTTCCTGGCCGCATCCATCGCCTTCACCGCCCAGGCGGCGCGCCACCACGACGAGCTGCTCATGTGGCTCGGGCCCGCGTGTGCCCTGGCGGGCTTCGCGAGGGTCAACTACGTCTTGTTCCCCTCGATCTACACCGATTGGCTCTACACCGGCGACGTGCTCCGCACCAGCTCCTACCTCCTCCTGCTGGTCGGAGCACTCCGGGAGATGCGGCAGTACTGGTCGAGCCACGCCCAGGTGGCGGTGCTCGCCGACCGCCACCGGCTCGCCCGTGAGCTCCATGACGGGGTCATCCAGGAGCTCACCTTCATCCGCGGGGAGGGCCGGGCGATCCCCGCGGACATCCCTCAGGGGACCTTGATCGTCGACGCGTGCGACCGCGCCCTCGACGAGGCGAGGTCTGCCGTCCAGGCACTCGCTCATGCGGGCGACGACCCGTTGAGCCTGACGCTGCACCGCGGGGCCCGGCAGGTGGCGGACCGCTATCAGGTGAGGATGGAGGTCGAGCTCGACGACTCGGTGACGGCCGACTTCGAGCAGAGGCACGCCTTGCTGCGCATCGCACGGGAGGCGGTGTCCAACGCGGCGCGTCATGGCAGGGCCGCGTGCATCACGCTGCAGCTCGCACAACGAGACGGGCGACGACGCCTGGTCATCACCGACGACGGGCAGGGCTTCGACGTCGAGGCCGCTGTGGGAGGCGCCACGGGCTACGGCCTGATCAGCATGCGTGACCGCGCCCGGGGTCTCCCCGGCGAGGTCAGGGTCGAGTCGTCACCCGGTGCCGGAAGCATCGTTGAAGTCACATGGTAG
- a CDS encoding HYR domain-containing protein — MGLLRNCSSTTIGPVAVSRTWRQSRRALALGTAGALAVLAMPTAAHADIVSNTVVAGGSPTVIAGETTTTIGYSIQNENSNKDGDTQNSCNPGDDTPATLTVIKPAVVTVSPATRQFTGCGTTQSFAFSSSTPGSYTISVSVTDAGGGTYTTSGATFTLTVTKPAVVNTAPAVSVTRVTGGSPYEFGNVPVAGCSVTDKEDGNSAFDASLGAITGPRAAEGLGSQTASCTYSDAQGLTATASATYSIVDTTRPLVTADAPSPTEASGRLTNVTFATSAYDAVDGTRPVTCRSADGTVHAPGDGFPVGTTTLTCSATDKAGNTGVSAPIDVVVTDTLGPVVTPPANITVGNDAATVSYEEATAIDLVDGTVPATCTPASGTRFSLGSTPVTCTATDRAGNTGTATFSVEVQDVTKPIVTVPANVTVEATGPDGALVTYDAATGHDDVDGPVDATCDKASGTAFPLGETEVTCSAEDAAGNVGDSSFTVTVEDTTAPTITVPEPITEEATSAAGARVSFSASAEDAVDGPVSTTCEPVSGSTFALGTTTVICSATDAADNTRTNSFTVTVRDTTAPTVRVPDDTGAEATGPTGARVAYGDVSAEDIVDGPLNPTCSQASDTVFGLGSTTVTCTATDAAGNRGTNSFTVRVVDTTPPEVQAPANLVVGNTSSTGASNVVYTGGSASDSVSGSLPVTCTPASGSTFRLGSTNVTCTATDGAGNQGAATFTIEVQDQTKPTVVVPADITAEATGPGGARVSYIGVTASDDVDGPLTATCDRPSEALFPSGPPR; from the coding sequence ATGGGGTTGTTGAGGAACTGTTCGAGCACGACGATCGGTCCGGTCGCAGTGTCCCGGACCTGGAGGCAGTCACGGCGGGCGCTTGCGCTCGGCACGGCAGGCGCACTCGCGGTCCTGGCGATGCCGACCGCCGCGCACGCCGACATCGTGTCCAACACGGTGGTTGCGGGCGGTAGCCCGACGGTCATCGCCGGGGAGACCACGACGACGATCGGCTACAGCATCCAGAACGAGAACAGCAACAAGGACGGGGACACGCAGAACAGCTGCAACCCCGGTGACGACACACCCGCGACCCTGACGGTGATCAAGCCAGCAGTAGTGACGGTATCTCCCGCTACCCGGCAGTTCACGGGATGCGGGACGACCCAGTCCTTCGCCTTCTCCTCCAGCACGCCCGGCTCCTACACGATCTCGGTGTCGGTGACCGACGCCGGTGGCGGCACGTACACCACGAGCGGCGCGACCTTCACGCTGACGGTGACCAAGCCTGCGGTGGTCAACACTGCTCCGGCGGTGTCCGTCACGCGAGTCACGGGCGGCTCGCCCTACGAGTTCGGCAACGTCCCGGTCGCCGGGTGCTCGGTGACCGACAAGGAGGACGGCAACAGCGCCTTCGACGCAAGCCTGGGCGCCATCACCGGCCCACGGGCCGCTGAGGGGCTCGGGAGCCAGACTGCGAGCTGCACCTACAGCGACGCCCAGGGTCTCACCGCCACCGCGTCGGCCACCTACAGCATCGTGGACACCACCCGGCCGCTGGTCACTGCGGACGCTCCCTCCCCCACGGAGGCCAGCGGCAGGCTGACGAACGTCACCTTCGCCACCAGCGCCTACGACGCGGTGGACGGAACCCGCCCCGTCACCTGTCGCAGCGCGGACGGCACCGTCCACGCCCCAGGCGACGGCTTCCCGGTCGGCACCACCACGCTGACCTGCTCGGCGACCGACAAGGCGGGCAACACCGGCGTGAGCGCCCCGATCGACGTGGTGGTCACCGACACCCTCGGCCCCGTGGTCACGCCACCCGCCAACATCACGGTCGGCAACGACGCTGCGACCGTCAGCTATGAAGAGGCGACGGCGATCGACCTGGTCGACGGCACCGTCCCGGCGACCTGCACGCCGGCGTCCGGAACCAGGTTCTCCCTGGGCAGCACGCCCGTGACCTGCACGGCGACCGACCGGGCCGGCAACACCGGCACAGCCACCTTCAGCGTCGAGGTCCAGGACGTCACGAAGCCGATCGTCACGGTTCCCGCCAACGTGACGGTCGAGGCGACCGGGCCCGATGGCGCCCTCGTGACCTATGACGCCGCGACTGGGCACGACGACGTCGACGGACCTGTCGACGCGACCTGCGACAAGGCGTCCGGGACGGCGTTCCCCCTCGGCGAGACCGAGGTGACCTGCTCGGCCGAGGATGCGGCCGGCAACGTCGGCGACAGCTCCTTCACCGTCACCGTCGAGGACACGACGGCCCCGACGATCACGGTGCCCGAGCCCATCACCGAGGAAGCCACCTCAGCAGCGGGAGCACGCGTCTCGTTCAGCGCCTCCGCCGAGGATGCCGTCGACGGTCCGGTGAGCACCACCTGCGAGCCGGTCTCCGGGTCCACCTTCGCCCTCGGCACCACGACGGTGATCTGTTCAGCGACCGACGCGGCCGACAACACCCGCACCAACAGCTTCACCGTGACGGTGCGCGACACCACGGCTCCGACCGTCCGGGTCCCCGACGACACGGGCGCCGAGGCGACCGGTCCCACCGGCGCGCGTGTCGCGTATGGCGACGTCAGCGCCGAGGACATCGTCGACGGCCCGCTGAACCCGACCTGCTCCCAGGCCTCGGACACGGTCTTCGGCCTGGGCTCCACGACGGTGACCTGCACGGCGACCGATGCCGCCGGCAACAGGGGAACCAACTCGTTCACGGTCAGGGTCGTCGACACCACACCTCCTGAGGTGCAGGCTCCTGCCAACCTGGTCGTCGGGAACACGTCGTCCACCGGGGCGAGCAACGTCGTCTACACCGGAGGGAGCGCCAGCGACAGCGTCAGCGGGAGTCTCCCCGTGACCTGCACGCCCGCCTCGGGCAGCACCTTCCGCCTCGGCAGCACGAACGTCACCTGCACTGCAACGGACGGAGCCGGCAACCAAGGCGCAGCAACCTTCACGATCGAGGTGCAGGACCAGACCAAGCCGACCGTCGTCGTCCCGGCCGACATCACAGCCGAGGCGACCGGTCCGGGGGGCGCGCGCGTCAGCTACATCGGCGTCACGGCGTCCGATGACGTGGACGGGCCGTTGACCGCGACCTGCGACCGGCCCTCCGAGGCACTCTTCCCCTCGGGACCACCGAGGTGA
- a CDS encoding PxKF domain-containing protein, producing the protein MTCSVRDSAGNLGDNTFAVTVEDTTAPSLTVSSSRTATATSANGAAVTYTPPTATDTVSGTVAAGCDRASGSTFPLGPTTVTCTAEDEAGNIGTESFTVTVTAAWSNVLQPVNADGSSLFKLGSTVPTKFQLTGASAGISHLSAHLYLQRIGSGATGTVLEAISTSSATTGNLFRYDATSGQYVFNLSTKTLSGGTYQLRVDLGDGANRTVNISLK; encoded by the coding sequence GTGACGTGCTCGGTCAGGGACAGCGCCGGCAACCTGGGGGACAACACCTTCGCCGTCACGGTGGAGGACACCACGGCGCCGAGCCTGACCGTGTCGAGCTCCAGGACGGCGACCGCCACGTCGGCCAACGGCGCAGCGGTGACCTACACCCCACCCACGGCCACCGACACGGTGAGCGGCACCGTTGCGGCCGGCTGTGACAGGGCCTCGGGGAGCACGTTCCCGCTCGGCCCGACCACGGTCACCTGCACGGCCGAGGACGAGGCCGGCAACATCGGCACCGAGAGCTTCACCGTCACGGTCACGGCAGCCTGGTCGAACGTCCTCCAGCCGGTCAACGCCGACGGCAGCTCGCTGTTCAAGCTCGGCAGCACCGTCCCGACGAAGTTCCAGCTGACCGGCGCGAGTGCAGGGATCAGCCACCTCTCCGCCCATCTCTACCTGCAGCGGATCGGATCGGGCGCCACCGGGACCGTCCTCGAGGCCATCTCGACCTCGAGCGCCACCACCGGCAACCTGTTCCGCTACGACGCCACGAGCGGGCAGTACGTCTTCAACCTCAGCACGAAGACACTGAGCGGCGGGACCTACCAGCTCCGGGTCGACCTGGGCGACGGCGCGAACCGCACGGTGAACATCTCGCTGAAATAG
- a CDS encoding glycoside hydrolase family 16 protein, which produces MPLRRSLLGGTSALVLSAALLGGANPGAAGDDAAPELPASTSLVTDGGQQVRLQVLPQVVQQGPRVADPDTARAALTATVEPVRVGRRIRLQVQVGTAWTSVAIERQDARGRVEFAAPAARRGQPLTYRVKAAKIGGLAAVESGTVSTSRWTTPTWTDEFSGTALSPDWSFRGLDYEEDSLRRCSKAGVEAVRVARGAVRLSVVKDPARTTKCKARKDGKVVGKYAYRLNGHIGTQGGFDFTYGVAAARIKFHRSRGQHGAFWMQPVSGNYPGSPGHEIDIIEYFGDHHPRGGLTSFIHRYEDGVEVRRGARVANFGSFLAGRRDGWSKNFHVFSVEWTPRLLVFRIDGRETGRIRGGISSVAQYPILSLLASDYEIPHMRDRQLPQHMYVDWIRVWETGS; this is translated from the coding sequence ATGCCCCTGCGACGCAGTCTCCTCGGCGGCACCTCGGCGCTGGTGCTGTCCGCGGCGCTGCTGGGCGGGGCGAACCCCGGAGCAGCCGGCGACGACGCAGCCCCAGAGCTCCCCGCCAGCACCTCGCTGGTCACCGACGGCGGCCAGCAGGTCAGGTTGCAGGTGCTGCCCCAGGTCGTGCAGCAGGGTCCGCGGGTCGCCGACCCCGACACGGCCAGGGCGGCCCTCACCGCCACGGTCGAGCCGGTCCGTGTCGGGCGCCGGATCAGGCTCCAGGTGCAGGTCGGCACCGCGTGGACGTCCGTGGCGATCGAACGGCAGGACGCCCGGGGCCGGGTCGAGTTCGCTGCCCCCGCGGCACGCCGGGGACAGCCCCTGACCTACCGGGTCAAGGCCGCGAAGATCGGCGGCCTCGCGGCGGTCGAGAGCGGCACGGTCAGCACGTCGCGGTGGACGACGCCGACCTGGACCGACGAGTTCTCCGGCACAGCCCTTTCTCCCGACTGGAGCTTCCGCGGCCTCGACTACGAGGAGGACAGCCTCCGCCGGTGCTCGAAGGCCGGCGTCGAGGCCGTCCGGGTCGCACGAGGCGCCGTACGCCTCAGCGTCGTCAAGGACCCCGCCCGGACCACGAAGTGCAAGGCGCGCAAGGACGGCAAGGTCGTCGGGAAGTACGCCTACCGCCTCAACGGCCACATCGGCACCCAGGGCGGCTTCGACTTCACGTATGGCGTCGCTGCCGCCCGCATCAAGTTCCACCGCTCGCGTGGTCAGCACGGCGCGTTCTGGATGCAGCCGGTCAGTGGCAACTACCCCGGCAGCCCCGGCCACGAGATCGACATCATCGAGTACTTCGGCGACCACCACCCCCGTGGCGGCCTGACCAGCTTCATCCACCGCTACGAGGACGGCGTCGAGGTACGGCGCGGAGCTCGCGTTGCCAACTTCGGCTCGTTCCTGGCCGGCAGGCGTGACGGCTGGTCGAAGAACTTCCACGTCTTCTCGGTGGAGTGGACGCCCCGGCTGCTGGTCTTCCGCATCGACGGCCGGGAGACCGGCCGGATCCGGGGCGGCATCTCCAGCGTCGCCCAATATCCGATCCTCAGCCTGCTGGCGTCCGACTACGAGATCCCGCACATGCGCGACAGGCAGCTGCCGCAACACATGTATGTCGACTGGATCCGGGTCTGGGAGACCGGCTCCTAG
- a CDS encoding helix-turn-helix domain-containing protein, with the protein MATDAWRVPPETSLPDPADIQAQDLGPRVWWMYVALDSPRTVTELAAESGLAESSVRAHLRTLGRFPLVRQSPDAGQQGTYLQAVTLSEALREQVEAKVAKAGMALPAASATTQSSPRVMPPPAPTSGSGASRSDASASSRRTWLWVAAVASCVLGLVVFLQLSQPDDDTGTERPTTAETATPTPSASTPTRPRRRPSRTPTAEAPPPAPASNTSLDEKADRLAAIYGYTLASDPPGTGAGLAQTTCSRAADGWDYEEAVADDISVGAPESVAVDWNSFVYEEYCPAY; encoded by the coding sequence GTGGCCACCGATGCTTGGCGGGTGCCTCCGGAAACTTCACTGCCTGACCCTGCGGACATCCAGGCCCAGGACCTGGGTCCACGGGTCTGGTGGATGTATGTCGCGCTCGACAGTCCCCGCACCGTCACCGAGCTGGCGGCGGAGTCCGGTCTCGCCGAGTCCTCGGTCAGGGCGCATCTGCGCACCCTCGGCAGGTTCCCTCTCGTCCGGCAGTCGCCGGATGCCGGCCAGCAGGGCACCTACCTGCAGGCGGTCACCCTCTCCGAGGCGCTGCGAGAGCAGGTGGAGGCCAAGGTGGCGAAGGCTGGGATGGCGCTTCCCGCCGCGTCCGCGACCACCCAGTCCTCTCCACGAGTCATGCCGCCGCCGGCGCCGACCTCCGGGTCGGGTGCCAGCCGGTCGGACGCGTCGGCGTCGTCACGACGCACGTGGCTGTGGGTGGCCGCGGTCGCGAGCTGCGTCCTGGGGCTCGTCGTGTTCCTCCAGCTCAGCCAACCTGACGACGACACCGGGACCGAGCGCCCGACCACCGCCGAGACTGCGACCCCGACCCCCTCGGCCAGCACGCCCACCCGACCGCGGAGGCGTCCGTCGCGGACGCCGACGGCCGAGGCGCCTCCGCCGGCGCCCGCCAGCAACACCTCGCTCGACGAGAAGGCAGACAGGCTGGCTGCCATCTACGGCTACACCCTGGCCTCCGACCCACCCGGGACGGGAGCGGGTCTGGCCCAGACCACCTGCAGTCGTGCCGCGGACGGGTGGGACTACGAGGAAGCAGTCGCCGACGACATCTCGGTCGGTGCGCCGGAGTCGGTCGCTGTCGACTGGAACTCGTTCGTCTACGAGGAGTACTGCCCCGCGTACTAG